In Streptomyces sp. TS71-3, the following proteins share a genomic window:
- the purD gene encoding phosphoribosylamine--glycine ligase, which produces MKVLVIGGGAREHALCRSLSLDPSVTALHCAPGNAGIAEVAELHQVDVLDGAAVTALAQRLDAELVVVGPEAPLVGGVADAVRAAGIPCFGPSREAAELEGSKAFAKEVMAAAGVPTARSYVCTTPEEVDEALDAFGAPYVVKDDGLAAGKGVVVTGDLAAAREHARACGRVVIEEYLDGPEVSLFAVTDGTTVVPLQPAQDFKRALDGDAGPNTGGMGAYSPLPWADPKLVDEVTQTVLKPTVDEMARRGTPFSGLLYAGLAITSRGVRVIEFNARFGDPETQVVLARLRTPLSAVLHAAASSTLADLDPLRWSDDAAVTVVVAAENYPGKPRTGDPIDGLAEVAAEAAPHAYVLHAGTRREDGAVLSAGGRVLSVTATGADLVEARERAYSAVGRIRLDGSQHRTDIAATAAEAAAGRS; this is translated from the coding sequence GTGAAGGTCCTTGTCATCGGCGGCGGTGCCCGCGAGCACGCCCTATGCCGTTCCCTCTCCCTCGACCCCTCCGTCACCGCCCTGCACTGCGCCCCCGGCAACGCCGGAATCGCCGAGGTGGCCGAGTTGCACCAGGTGGACGTGCTCGACGGGGCCGCCGTGACCGCGCTGGCGCAGCGCCTGGACGCGGAACTGGTCGTCGTGGGCCCGGAGGCGCCGCTGGTCGGCGGGGTCGCCGACGCCGTACGGGCCGCGGGCATCCCCTGCTTCGGCCCCTCCCGGGAGGCGGCCGAGCTGGAGGGCTCCAAGGCCTTCGCCAAAGAGGTGATGGCCGCGGCCGGGGTCCCCACCGCCCGTAGCTACGTCTGCACCACCCCCGAGGAGGTCGACGAGGCGCTCGACGCCTTCGGCGCGCCCTACGTCGTCAAGGACGACGGGCTGGCCGCGGGCAAGGGCGTGGTCGTCACAGGCGACCTGGCCGCGGCGCGGGAGCACGCGCGCGCGTGCGGGCGCGTGGTCATCGAGGAGTACCTGGACGGCCCCGAGGTCTCACTGTTCGCGGTCACGGACGGCACCACAGTGGTACCGCTCCAGCCCGCCCAGGACTTCAAGCGCGCCCTCGACGGCGACGCCGGCCCCAACACCGGCGGCATGGGTGCCTACTCCCCGCTGCCGTGGGCCGACCCGAAGCTCGTCGACGAGGTGACGCAGACGGTTCTGAAGCCGACCGTGGACGAGATGGCGCGGCGCGGCACCCCGTTCAGCGGACTGCTGTACGCGGGTCTCGCGATCACGTCGCGGGGCGTGCGGGTCATCGAGTTCAACGCGCGGTTCGGCGACCCCGAGACGCAGGTCGTGCTGGCCCGCCTGAGGACCCCGCTGTCGGCCGTGCTGCACGCCGCCGCGAGCAGCACCCTCGCCGATCTGGATCCGCTGCGCTGGAGCGACGACGCCGCGGTGACCGTGGTCGTCGCCGCGGAGAACTACCCCGGCAAGCCCCGCACCGGCGACCCCATCGACGGGCTCGCCGAGGTGGCCGCGGAGGCCGCCCCGCACGCGTATGTCCTGCATGCCGGGACACGTCGGGAGGACGGGGCCGTGCTGAGCGCCGGCGGGCGCGTGCTGTCCGTGACGGCGACCGGCGCCGACCTGGTCGAGGCCCGCGAACGGGCGTACAGCGCGGTCGGACGCATCCGGCTCGACGGTTCCCAGCACCGCACCGACATCGCGGCGACGGCCGCGGAGGCGGCGGCGGGGCGGTCGTAA
- a CDS encoding DNA polymerase III subunit gamma and tau, with the protein MSSLALYRRYRPESFAEVIGQEHVTDPLQQALRNNRVNHAYLFSGPRGCGKTTSARILARCLNCEQGPTPTPCGECRSCLDLARNGPGSIDVIEIDAASHGGVDDARDLREKAFFGPAASRYKIYIIDEAHMVTSAGFNALLKVVEEPPEHLKFIFATTEPEKVIGTIRSRTHHYPFRLVPPGTLRDYLADVCGREKIPVADGVLPLVVRAGAGSVRDSMSVMDQLLAGAAEDGVTYAMATGLLGYTDGSLLDSVVEAFATGDGAAAFEVVDRVVEAGNDPRRFVADLLERLRDLVILAAVPDAAEKGLIDAPADVVERMQAQAGSFGAAELSRAADLVNEGLTEMRGATAPRLQLELICARVLLPAAYDDERSVLARLDRVERGVQVQVMHGGPGGSGGPGGGGYPAMGYVPESDAHGPGVGQGGSGAIGGPGSGAGGGPGAGSGAGGPGGGGPAAGGGASAARAAARAGAGGAPGAAGATGATGAPETAGAGAPGSDRGAGGAAQAGGGGEAGGSGAGGQGEGDPAAGSGSGRGGPGAWPEATAKRTDGGSGPGGAGGSGTGSGTGSGAGAEGAGGAAAGQGAGGSDTPARRPGGWPTAASTGGGARPAGAPSGSASSSTSGAAEASGWGSRSAGGSGSGAPAGGAQGSPPSGGGGGGLDPRVLWPNILEAVKNRRRFTWILLSQNAHVAGFDGTTLQIGFVNAGARDNFAGSGSEDVLRQALAEQFGVQWNIEAIVDPSGGSAPPGGMGGPGGPQGGRAPAQPAPPSRPGPARPGPGSAPGAEGQGPGAGPGASGGYSSGSDSGTSPGSPRSSNGQSRPSGGASPSGPSRPASAGAAEPAPSWSADPGTPAPISPEDDIPEDDDPDLDESALSSHDLIVRELGATVLEEYATE; encoded by the coding sequence GTGTCGTCTCTTGCGCTGTACCGCCGCTATCGCCCGGAGTCGTTTGCCGAGGTCATCGGGCAGGAGCATGTTACTGACCCGTTGCAGCAGGCCCTGCGGAACAACCGGGTCAACCACGCGTACCTGTTCAGCGGGCCGCGCGGCTGCGGGAAGACGACCAGCGCGCGGATCCTGGCCCGCTGCCTGAACTGCGAGCAGGGGCCCACGCCGACCCCGTGCGGCGAGTGCCGCTCCTGCCTGGACCTCGCGCGGAACGGACCCGGGTCCATCGACGTCATCGAGATCGACGCCGCGTCCCACGGAGGCGTGGACGACGCCCGCGACCTGCGCGAAAAGGCCTTCTTCGGGCCGGCGGCCAGCCGGTACAAGATCTACATCATCGACGAGGCGCACATGGTGACCTCGGCCGGGTTCAACGCCCTGCTGAAGGTCGTCGAGGAGCCGCCGGAGCACCTCAAGTTCATCTTCGCCACGACCGAGCCCGAGAAGGTCATCGGCACCATCCGGTCGCGTACGCATCACTACCCGTTCCGCCTCGTACCGCCCGGCACCCTGCGTGACTACCTCGCCGATGTGTGCGGCCGGGAGAAGATCCCCGTCGCGGACGGTGTGCTTCCGCTGGTCGTGCGGGCCGGGGCCGGGTCCGTGCGGGACTCCATGTCCGTGATGGACCAGCTGCTGGCCGGCGCCGCCGAGGACGGCGTGACGTATGCCATGGCCACCGGTCTGCTGGGGTATACGGACGGCTCCCTGCTGGACTCCGTCGTGGAGGCGTTCGCCACCGGCGACGGGGCGGCCGCCTTCGAGGTCGTCGACCGCGTCGTCGAGGCCGGGAACGACCCCCGGCGGTTCGTCGCCGACCTCCTGGAGCGGCTCAGGGACCTGGTGATCCTCGCCGCCGTGCCGGACGCCGCGGAGAAGGGGCTCATCGACGCGCCCGCCGACGTCGTCGAGCGGATGCAGGCCCAGGCCGGTTCCTTCGGCGCCGCCGAGCTCAGCCGGGCCGCCGACCTCGTCAACGAGGGCCTCACCGAGATGCGCGGCGCCACCGCACCCCGGCTCCAGCTCGAGCTGATCTGCGCGCGCGTGCTGCTGCCCGCGGCCTACGACGACGAGCGGTCCGTGCTGGCCCGGCTCGACCGGGTCGAGCGCGGCGTGCAGGTGCAGGTCATGCACGGCGGTCCGGGGGGTTCGGGGGGTCCCGGGGGCGGTGGGTATCCCGCCATGGGGTACGTACCCGAGTCCGACGCCCACGGGCCGGGGGTGGGGCAGGGGGGTTCCGGCGCGATCGGCGGTCCTGGTTCCGGTGCCGGCGGAGGTCCCGGTGCAGGTAGCGGGGCCGGTGGCCCCGGCGGGGGCGGCCCGGCCGCGGGTGGCGGGGCCTCTGCCGCTCGTGCCGCCGCGCGGGCCGGTGCGGGCGGTGCTCCTGGGGCGGCTGGTGCCACCGGTGCCACCGGTGCCCCCGAGACGGCCGGTGCCGGCGCTCCCGGGAGTGATCGTGGCGCGGGCGGTGCGGCGCAGGCCGGGGGCGGTGGTGAGGCCGGTGGGTCCGGTGCGGGCGGCCAGGGTGAGGGCGATCCGGCAGCCGGTTCCGGTTCCGGCCGGGGCGGCCCCGGCGCGTGGCCCGAGGCGACTGCTAAGCGGACCGACGGCGGGTCCGGCCCCGGCGGTGCGGGGGGTTCCGGTACGGGGTCCGGTACGGGTTCCGGTGCCGGTGCGGAAGGCGCGGGCGGCGCCGCCGCAGGCCAGGGCGCGGGTGGTTCCGACACCCCGGCCCGGCGGCCCGGCGGCTGGCCCACCGCGGCCTCCACGGGAGGCGGCGCGCGGCCGGCGGGTGCCCCGTCCGGCTCCGCGTCCAGTTCCACGTCCGGTGCGGCGGAGGCGTCCGGCTGGGGGAGCAGGTCGGCGGGAGGTTCCGGGAGCGGCGCCCCGGCCGGGGGCGCGCAGGGTTCCCCGCCGTCCGGTGGCGGGGGCGGCGGGCTCGACCCCCGCGTGCTCTGGCCGAACATCCTGGAGGCGGTGAAGAACCGCCGCCGCTTCACCTGGATCCTGCTCAGCCAGAACGCCCACGTCGCGGGCTTCGACGGCACGACCCTCCAGATCGGGTTCGTCAATGCCGGTGCGCGGGACAACTTCGCCGGCAGCGGCAGCGAGGACGTACTGCGGCAGGCGCTGGCGGAGCAGTTCGGGGTGCAGTGGAACATCGAGGCGATCGTCGACCCCTCGGGCGGGTCCGCGCCGCCCGGCGGCATGGGCGGCCCCGGTGGTCCCCAGGGCGGCCGGGCCCCCGCGCAGCCCGCGCCACCGTCCCGGCCGGGCCCCGCGCGACCCGGCCCCGGATCCGCACCGGGAGCTGAGGGGCAGGGGCCCGGGGCAGGTCCAGGTGCGTCCGGGGGATACTCGTCCGGTTCCGACTCCGGTACGTCCCCGGGGTCACCCCGGTCGTCGAACGGCCAGTCCAGACCGTCGGGCGGCGCGAGCCCGTCGGGTCCCTCGCGCCCCGCGAGCGCCGGCGCCGCCGAGCCCGCCCCGTCCTGGTCCGCCGATCCGGGGACTCCTGCGCCGATCTCTCCCGAGGACGACATCCCGGAGGACGACGACCCCGACCTCGACGAGTCCGCGCTCTCCAGCCACGACCTGATCGTCCGGGAACTCGGAGCCACCGTCCTGGAGGAGTACGCCACCGAGTGA
- a CDS encoding ATP-binding protein, with translation MDKPPEMFDRDYEWSALTRFITDPQPGATLGVVSGRRRQGKTFLLDAACRAAGGFYFGATEAADAESLRRFSTALTNHARPASPYHFANWAEAVDALLALGSERPVPVVIDEFPYLARANPELPSVIQEAFRPLRDQRTASRSRLLLCGSALSFMGRLLSGNAPLRGRAGLELIVRPLDHRLAAEFWDITDPRLALKVNATVGGTPAYRREFARGDTPSGPDDFDDWVARTVLNPETPLFREARYLLAEEPDLRDTALYLSVLAAVADGNATRGGMAGYLERKANDIAHPINVLEDAGLLHRDADAFRENRPTYRIAEPLIAFYHTIMRPVWDQLERPGSAARVWQASRRRFTSNVLGPHFEQVCRDWALHHADPDLLGGLPARVGHGVVHDPKARTGHEIDVAVIGIADGTKPPLLAIGEAKWNDTIGIAHIERLQRIRDLITLAGRYDTTHTRLICFSGAGFNDKAVAAAANAGPGIVLVGLSTLYGQT, from the coding sequence GTGGACAAGCCTCCCGAGATGTTCGACCGCGACTACGAGTGGTCGGCACTGACCCGCTTCATCACCGACCCGCAACCAGGCGCCACGCTCGGAGTGGTCTCCGGTCGCCGCCGACAGGGCAAGACGTTCTTGCTCGACGCCGCATGCCGGGCCGCCGGAGGCTTCTATTTCGGCGCGACCGAGGCCGCGGACGCCGAGTCCCTACGCCGCTTCAGCACCGCACTGACCAACCACGCCCGCCCTGCCAGTCCCTACCACTTCGCCAACTGGGCGGAAGCCGTGGACGCCCTCCTCGCCCTCGGCTCCGAGCGCCCGGTGCCCGTCGTGATCGACGAATTTCCCTACCTTGCCAGGGCCAACCCCGAGCTCCCCTCCGTGATCCAGGAGGCATTTCGTCCACTGCGCGACCAGCGAACGGCTTCCCGCTCCCGGCTGCTCCTGTGTGGCTCAGCCCTGTCCTTCATGGGCAGGCTGCTCTCCGGCAACGCCCCACTGCGCGGCCGGGCCGGACTCGAACTGATCGTCCGCCCCCTCGACCACCGCCTCGCCGCCGAATTCTGGGACATCACCGACCCCCGTCTGGCGCTGAAGGTCAACGCGACCGTCGGCGGCACCCCCGCCTACCGCCGCGAATTCGCCCGCGGCGACACCCCGAGTGGTCCGGACGACTTCGATGACTGGGTCGCCCGCACCGTCCTCAATCCCGAGACGCCGCTGTTCCGTGAGGCGCGGTACCTGTTGGCGGAGGAGCCCGACCTGCGCGACACGGCCCTGTACCTGTCGGTCCTTGCCGCGGTGGCCGACGGCAACGCCACGCGCGGCGGAATGGCCGGCTACCTGGAGCGTAAGGCCAACGACATCGCCCATCCCATCAACGTCCTCGAAGACGCCGGACTCCTGCACCGCGACGCCGACGCCTTTCGCGAGAACCGGCCGACCTACCGCATCGCCGAACCGCTGATCGCCTTCTACCACACGATCATGCGTCCGGTCTGGGACCAGCTCGAACGCCCCGGCAGCGCCGCCCGCGTCTGGCAGGCCAGCCGCCGCCGCTTCACCAGCAATGTTCTGGGCCCCCACTTCGAACAGGTCTGCCGCGACTGGGCACTCCACCATGCTGACCCCGACCTCCTCGGGGGCCTGCCGGCCCGCGTCGGACACGGCGTCGTCCACGACCCAAAAGCCCGCACGGGTCACGAGATCGACGTGGCGGTCATCGGCATCGCCGACGGCACCAAGCCGCCCCTGCTCGCCATCGGCGAAGCCAAGTGGAACGACACCATCGGCATCGCTCACATCGAACGTCTCCAGCGCATTCGCGACCTCATCACCCTGGCCGGACGCTACGACACCACCCACACCCGGCTCATCTGCTTCAGCGGGGCAGGCTTCAACGACAAGGCAGTGGCGGCCGCCGCAAACGCGGGGCCCGGAATCGTCCTCGTCGGTCTGTCCACGCTCTACGGCCAGACCTGA